One Podospora pseudopauciseta strain CBS 411.78 chromosome 4, whole genome shotgun sequence genomic window, ACCATAAAAGCAGAATCCTTCCAGTTCGAGGACTACGCCTATGGGATGCGAAAGTCTGGCTTCGGCCATGCCTTGCTCCACCCAGCCTCCGATCTCGACGCCTACCCCGGTGTCTGCGGCTTCATCGACGACAGGGGCGACTGGCAGAGAATCGTCGACGTGACCAAGCCGCAAGAACTTAAAGCCTTTGGCCTAAGCCCCTTCGTAGGACGAACGTGGGAAAAGCGGCGGGAAAGCTGCAAATGGGGTCCCAAGATAACGGAAACCGTCAGCAGGGTTGCGATCTCAACATCTGCCGCAACTCAAGCCAACATTCCtgccaccttctcctctgcCTACAGATATGAGCTTaagggggagtttggggcGATCCTCCTGTGCAATGATCCGGTCGAGAAGAGATCGTTTGGGCTCAAAGACCCCTTCAGCACATGGGCGAACAAGAATGCCAAGGATCTCCTGAGGAGGTTCCCTGACATCAAGAAGAGCGGCGGTTTTTATGTTATCACATCGACCATAGCGGCGAGGGATATCCGGATCACCACTTGGACCACCAAGGGCACATCGGTTGTCATTGGGGCCTCAGCCGAGATTGATAATGTTGCGAAGATTGATGCTTCGACTGAGTTTTATGTTGGTGAGACTGCTACGGAGTGGCATGAGCCACAGGTTGAGGTAGGACACCCTCATTGAAGCTCCAGAACCGCTCATTGACGAAGTATTTCCAGGAAGGCGAGAAGAAAGTGTTGTTCTTTGGTGGCGTCTACATCAAGTACAGTAGACTC contains:
- a CDS encoding hypothetical protein (EggNog:ENOG503PAST), producing the protein MTIKAESFQFEDYAYGMRKSGFGHALLHPASDLDAYPGVCGFIDDRGDWQRIVDVTKPQELKAFGLSPFVGRTWEKRRESCKWGPKITETVSRVAISTSAATQANIPATFSSAYRYELKGEFGAILLCNDPVEKRSFGLKDPFSTWANKNAKDLLRRFPDIKKSGGFYVITSTIAARDIRITTWTTKGTSVVIGASAEIDNVAKIDASTEFYVGETATEWHEPQVEYFQEGEKKVLFFGGVYIKYSRLWPLREKDQKKWSGYRGSDDGKVMIEEDNYAWDVEACQI